In the Alteromonas sp. M12 genome, one interval contains:
- a CDS encoding two-component regulator propeller domain-containing protein has translation MFFLLLSSSAVAADAPNFNFSSDDLTKQLAQKSVRQIYHDSTGYMWIVTQVGVSRYDGYQLLRFVHDPRNDTSLSSDNAFAIIEDHQKRLWIATDGGGLNLFNAAKQTFTAWTEADNSASAPTSNRLQTLFLDSQNFIWIGYRNGNFSRFNPDDMIFEHFNTRELLPELEKDASITSIVEDEEYIWLATNGNGLIKFHKQKQTVERLFSGPNSTFFSNSLKQLFVDAQQRLWIASQDAGVTVADPKKLKFSNWQHHENLKHSLPSNLAYAIFQDHRQRIWIGTDAGVALWDGKDGFDTFTTEDGVTDNIILSIQQDSTGLIWLGTFNGITKTIEVPFEHIAKGLANNVVLGFAETHASDGVSSIWIASYSGLTQLDANGEVIQIINKETQPALRDARVTAVLGENNILWFGTRGAGLGRLNVDNNQIDFFSHDPANPDSLSFNGVTSVLADNAGNIWVGTFGGGLNYLPAGSDQFVHYRHDENDPESINSDRVLAIYQLLDGTIAVGTVSGINLLDLADSKFQRIEHIPEDINSLSAATAWTFYQDSKAQLWVGTQGGGLNKWLPEDMQANNNNFTHYDSFSGLPSSHIYAVLDDNNGNLWLSSTAGLTRLNVESGKTRHFDSSQGLKESEFNYGAGFKDSNGFMYFGGITGFIRFHPDQIKDSSVVPPVVVVRIKKLNEQVWFDVPYQQLQQLELDYKDYFISFEFAALDYNAPGLNEYRYKLDGLDSDWIELENRRIATFTNLPAGNYTLKVQASNNQGLWNTEGIVLPINVLPPPWKTMWAYSLYALIVILIVLNTMWRYRLKRLAEIQQLIDLEEKVEERTKELRHANAQLETSMQETEKARKLAEQASKEKSDFLAIMSHEIRTPMNGVLGMTEVLLSSDLKPKQQHFAQLVYRSGRLLLDLLNNILDFSKLEAGKATLESVPVDLEALVEEVCDLFSESAYNKGLYVNAILSPDPLPEVYADPARLRQIIANLTSNAIKFTEQGEVNVSIRRVPCYTSHADSSEAPNNYSGFEISIQDTGIGMAPDRQQKVFEMFTQADASTTRKYGGTGLGLAICRQLTTLMGGNIDVQSTLGQGSTFSLEVDLPLTHNQVIEYTPETRFPTVHLVNLNGGLGLAVTNMLSKLGVKTLHVQRVNGQLASAKDGLWISLSEYEGAIQEAQIPLQKWICLLPSSQWQENDKRNILPLPIHLSELQASLHKAIGLKSADRQHSNNDYPNHQKFNANILVAEDSLTNQEVAKSMLGMLGCETWLADNGAEAVEQINLRQPDLVLMDCQMPIMDGYKATMEIRKNWPEIPIIALTAGMGDDLRQQCLGAGMNDVMTKPFSLRELEHTLTRFLGSVKQPQVNDSPDSEHDSLNAPHSGNSVASDEEPESELIDMATVDTLLKISRDTGNPVFVRVLDAFTQEAEKLITQLFTQVNSPDMDLHEVAEIAHALKSMSGNSGAKALYQICQTLESMSKQQQSEGIDTLAHSIQATFLQSCEQLETFRNVS, from the coding sequence TTGTTTTTTCTGTTATTAAGTAGCAGTGCAGTTGCCGCAGATGCTCCTAATTTCAATTTCTCCTCAGACGATTTAACTAAGCAGCTAGCTCAAAAAAGTGTACGACAGATATACCACGATAGTACTGGCTATATGTGGATAGTTACCCAAGTAGGCGTCAGTCGTTACGATGGGTATCAATTGTTACGTTTCGTTCATGATCCTCGAAATGATACATCTCTTAGTTCGGATAACGCCTTCGCAATTATTGAAGATCACCAAAAGCGTTTGTGGATAGCCACTGACGGTGGTGGGCTTAACTTGTTCAACGCTGCCAAACAAACGTTTACAGCTTGGACAGAAGCCGATAATTCTGCTTCTGCACCCACATCAAATAGACTTCAAACGTTATTCTTAGACTCCCAAAATTTTATTTGGATTGGTTATCGAAATGGTAATTTTAGCCGTTTTAATCCTGATGACATGATTTTTGAGCATTTTAATACCCGAGAGCTTCTACCTGAGCTTGAAAAAGATGCCTCTATTACATCCATTGTTGAAGATGAAGAGTACATTTGGCTTGCCACCAATGGAAATGGTTTAATTAAATTCCACAAGCAAAAGCAAACCGTAGAGCGATTATTTTCGGGGCCAAATTCAACATTTTTTAGTAACTCGTTAAAGCAACTATTTGTTGATGCCCAACAAAGGTTGTGGATAGCCAGCCAAGACGCTGGTGTGACAGTAGCCGATCCTAAAAAATTAAAGTTCTCTAATTGGCAACATCATGAAAATCTAAAACATAGTTTACCTTCCAATCTTGCTTATGCGATTTTTCAGGACCACCGTCAACGTATCTGGATTGGCACCGATGCTGGCGTTGCGCTTTGGGATGGCAAAGATGGTTTTGACACTTTTACAACCGAAGATGGGGTGACCGATAATATCATCTTGTCAATTCAGCAAGATTCTACTGGGTTAATTTGGCTGGGTACCTTTAACGGTATTACCAAAACCATTGAAGTACCCTTTGAGCATATAGCGAAAGGATTAGCGAATAACGTTGTTTTAGGATTTGCTGAAACCCATGCAAGTGATGGCGTATCGTCAATTTGGATAGCCAGTTATAGTGGGTTGACACAGCTAGATGCGAACGGAGAAGTAATTCAAATCATCAATAAAGAAACTCAACCAGCGTTACGGGACGCAAGAGTTACAGCGGTTCTTGGTGAAAATAATATATTGTGGTTCGGGACTCGGGGGGCGGGGTTGGGGAGACTCAATGTCGATAACAATCAAATCGACTTCTTTTCCCATGATCCCGCAAATCCTGATAGCCTAAGTTTCAATGGTGTCACCAGCGTTTTAGCCGATAATGCGGGCAATATTTGGGTAGGAACCTTTGGTGGTGGCTTAAATTATTTGCCTGCGGGAAGCGATCAATTTGTGCATTATCGGCATGATGAAAATGACCCAGAAAGCATAAATAGTGATCGGGTTTTGGCTATTTATCAATTGCTTGATGGCACTATCGCTGTTGGCACTGTGTCCGGTATCAATTTACTTGATTTGGCTGACAGTAAATTTCAACGTATTGAGCATATTCCTGAGGATATTAATAGTTTGTCCGCTGCGACGGCATGGACCTTTTATCAAGATTCAAAAGCACAATTGTGGGTTGGCACTCAGGGGGGCGGGTTAAATAAATGGCTGCCTGAAGATATGCAAGCAAACAACAATAACTTTACACACTATGACAGTTTTAGTGGTCTTCCAAGCAGTCATATTTATGCAGTTTTAGATGATAACAATGGCAACCTTTGGTTAAGTAGTACTGCAGGGTTAACTCGGTTAAATGTCGAATCAGGTAAAACAAGACATTTTGATAGTTCTCAAGGATTAAAAGAAAGCGAATTTAACTATGGTGCGGGCTTTAAAGATAGTAACGGGTTTATGTATTTTGGTGGTATCACTGGCTTTATTCGTTTTCATCCCGACCAGATAAAAGACAGTTCAGTGGTACCTCCTGTGGTGGTGGTTAGAATCAAAAAATTGAATGAACAAGTTTGGTTTGATGTGCCTTATCAGCAGTTACAGCAGCTAGAATTAGACTACAAAGATTATTTTATTTCATTTGAATTTGCAGCCCTTGACTACAATGCGCCGGGCCTCAACGAGTATCGATATAAATTAGACGGACTTGATTCCGATTGGATTGAACTAGAAAATCGACGCATTGCAACATTCACCAATTTACCGGCTGGAAACTACACACTTAAAGTGCAGGCGAGTAATAACCAAGGATTGTGGAATACAGAAGGTATTGTATTGCCGATAAATGTGCTCCCTCCACCTTGGAAAACAATGTGGGCTTACAGCTTGTATGCGCTCATTGTGATTCTAATTGTGCTAAATACTATGTGGCGCTACCGACTTAAACGTTTGGCCGAGATCCAGCAACTGATTGACCTAGAAGAGAAGGTTGAAGAACGTACCAAAGAGTTACGACATGCCAATGCGCAACTTGAAACCAGTATGCAAGAAACAGAAAAAGCCAGAAAGTTAGCAGAACAAGCCAGTAAAGAGAAAAGTGATTTCTTAGCTATCATGAGTCACGAAATTCGCACTCCAATGAATGGTGTACTGGGCATGACAGAAGTATTGTTAAGCTCTGATCTTAAACCTAAACAACAGCATTTTGCCCAATTGGTGTATCGTTCGGGGCGGTTGCTTCTCGATTTACTCAACAATATTTTAGATTTTTCCAAGCTTGAAGCCGGTAAAGCGACTCTGGAGTCAGTGCCAGTTGATCTTGAGGCTTTGGTTGAAGAGGTGTGTGATTTGTTTAGTGAGTCGGCCTATAACAAAGGCTTGTACGTAAACGCTATTCTATCTCCAGATCCTCTCCCTGAAGTTTACGCCGACCCAGCTAGATTACGACAAATCATTGCAAACTTAACCAGCAACGCGATTAAGTTTACAGAGCAAGGCGAAGTGAATGTCAGTATTAGGCGTGTTCCTTGTTATACCTCCCATGCAGATTCTTCGGAAGCGCCCAATAATTACAGTGGTTTTGAAATAAGCATTCAAGATACTGGTATAGGTATGGCACCTGATCGACAACAGAAAGTCTTTGAAATGTTTACCCAAGCAGATGCCTCTACCACCCGAAAATACGGCGGGACAGGATTAGGCCTAGCGATTTGTCGTCAGCTTACCACGTTAATGGGCGGTAACATTGATGTGCAATCTACACTAGGGCAAGGCAGTACATTCAGCCTCGAAGTTGATTTGCCATTAACCCACAACCAGGTTATCGAGTATACGCCAGAGACTCGTTTTCCCACTGTACATTTGGTGAATCTTAACGGTGGTTTAGGATTGGCAGTTACTAATATGTTGAGCAAATTAGGTGTTAAAACCTTACATGTGCAACGAGTTAACGGACAATTAGCCTCTGCAAAGGATGGTTTATGGATCAGCCTTAGTGAATATGAGGGGGCAATACAAGAAGCGCAAATCCCATTGCAAAAATGGATATGCTTGTTGCCCTCCTCACAGTGGCAAGAAAACGATAAACGCAATATTTTGCCGCTACCTATTCATTTGAGTGAACTACAGGCAAGTTTACATAAAGCCATAGGTCTTAAAAGTGCAGATCGTCAGCACAGCAATAACGACTACCCTAATCATCAGAAGTTTAATGCGAATATCTTGGTAGCAGAAGATAGTTTAACTAATCAAGAGGTAGCGAAAAGCATGTTAGGCATGCTTGGTTGTGAAACATGGTTGGCAGATAATGGCGCAGAAGCGGTTGAACAAATAAATCTACGTCAACCTGATTTAGTGTTGATGGATTGCCAAATGCCTATTATGGATGGCTACAAGGCCACCATGGAGATCAGGAAAAACTGGCCGGAGATTCCAATTATTGCACTAACTGCTGGTATGGGAGATGATTTACGCCAACAATGTTTAGGGGCAGGCATGAATGATGTTATGACTAAGCCCTTTTCATTGCGAGAACTTGAACATACTTTGACGCGCTTTTTAGGCTCTGTAAAACAACCTCAGGTCAATGATTCACCAGACAGTGAGCACGATAGTCTAAATGCCCCTCATAGTGGGAATAGCGTAGCCAGCGATGAAGAGCCAGAATCGGAGTTAATCGATATGGCAACGGTGGATACGTTATTGAAAATTAGTCGAGATACCGGAAATCCAGTGTTTGTAAGAGTGTTGGATGCATTTACCCAAGAAGCTGAAAAATTAATCACACAGCTGTTTACACAAGTGAATAGTCCAGACATGGATTTGCATGAGGTTGCAGAAATTGCACATGCCTTAAAATCGATGTCAGGAAACTCTGGCGCTAAGGCATTGTATCAAATATGTCAAACCTTAGAGAGCATGTCAAAACAGCAACAATCGGAAGGAATCGATACTTTAGCACACAGTATACAAGCTACTTTTTTACAAAGTTGCGAGCAGTTGGAGACATTCAGAAATGTCAGTTGA
- a CDS encoding universal stress protein, translating into MTKIVTCVDGSAITPAVTAAAVWASKKLNKPILFLHALEKEQQHGADDYTGAIGLGARSALLEEMTKLDEQRAKVALQLGRELLDDVVQHAQTSGVAEVESLQRHGEVVDSINDIEDKTRLIVIGRNGKGHDNSFNALGSNIETLLRKAVHPVLLIPDTFNPPTSFMIAYDGRETADKALQRVIDGGLLHGLHCHLVSVKNNEKNLQDKFESAQQRLQQKGFQVTASYLEGDIFESLMEYKKSHNIELIVMGAFGHSKLRQFFVGSNTMKMLERGDVPMIVLR; encoded by the coding sequence ATGACGAAAATAGTGACTTGTGTAGATGGTTCTGCAATCACCCCAGCCGTGACAGCGGCTGCTGTCTGGGCATCAAAGAAACTCAACAAACCCATTCTGTTTTTACATGCTTTGGAAAAAGAACAGCAGCATGGCGCTGATGATTATACTGGTGCCATTGGCCTAGGTGCGCGTTCAGCTTTGCTTGAAGAAATGACAAAGTTAGATGAACAACGTGCCAAAGTAGCTCTGCAGTTAGGCCGTGAGTTGCTTGACGATGTAGTTCAACATGCACAAACTTCTGGTGTTGCTGAGGTTGAATCATTACAAAGACATGGTGAAGTTGTAGATTCGATAAACGACATCGAAGACAAAACCAGACTCATTGTTATTGGCCGCAATGGCAAAGGACATGATAATAGCTTTAACGCACTAGGATCGAATATTGAGACCCTACTGCGCAAAGCAGTGCATCCTGTTTTGTTAATTCCAGATACTTTCAACCCACCAACTTCGTTTATGATTGCTTATGATGGCAGAGAAACTGCTGACAAAGCATTGCAACGGGTAATTGATGGTGGGTTATTGCACGGGCTTCATTGTCATTTGGTTTCGGTAAAAAATAACGAAAAAAATCTACAGGATAAATTCGAATCTGCTCAGCAACGATTGCAACAAAAAGGCTTTCAAGTGACTGCCTCTTACCTTGAGGGAGATATTTTTGAGTCGCTTATGGAGTACAAAAAATCCCATAATATTGAACTCATTGTTATGGGCGCATTTGGGCACTCTAAGCTTCGGCAGTTTTTTGTTGGCAGTAATACGATGAAAATGCTTGAACGAGGTGATGTACCTATGATCGTGCTGCGTTAA
- a CDS encoding EAL domain-containing protein gives MSVESKIKILVSDDDLTARILMKETLSSDTIEVLEAENGKRALEQFEKHSPSLILLDVSMPEMNGFEVCERIRSLKSGEHVPIIMVTGSDDLESIHRSYAVGATDFIAKPIRWPILGERVKYILRASQAFADLVTQQKELHQLAFYDTLTGLPNRQYLMQDLQRFLALAQRKQHQAAMLFIDLDRFKRINDTMGHSNGDKLLRKVAHRLQTNLRDSDVFARVGQSLSLNQPQLSSFGGDEFTIFLNGLNDANEATLVAERVIRSFSKPFQLEQFEVVITPSIGISMFPNDGEDAETLLKNADTAMYSAKQAGRCCYKFYRDSMNAKAAARLQLEQDLRQALNAGEIIPFYQPQVCAQTGHILGVEALVRWLPANGGMIPPDEFIAIAEETGLINVLGQLVLEQSCQQAKIWMNNNTPVRVAVNVSGHQFRQHNFTEIVAEALRNSGLPAELLELELTESVIMSDAEENIARLIELKTLGVTLAVDDFGTGYSSLSYLKKFPIDILKIDRSFMCDLDSAPDDVAIVEAILALAQSLNLGVIAEGIEDAGQIEILKDSKHLLLQGYLFSRPLAAEYIAPLLTQNFTHLMQK, from the coding sequence ATGTCAGTTGAATCAAAAATTAAAATCCTAGTGAGTGACGATGATCTCACCGCGCGAATTTTAATGAAAGAAACACTTAGCAGTGACACCATTGAAGTGCTTGAAGCCGAAAATGGGAAACGCGCTTTGGAGCAGTTTGAGAAGCACTCTCCTTCACTGATTTTACTAGATGTTTCTATGCCAGAAATGAATGGATTTGAAGTATGCGAACGGATCCGCAGTTTAAAAAGCGGCGAGCATGTTCCTATCATTATGGTAACAGGTTCAGATGATTTGGAGTCTATTCACCGCTCATATGCGGTAGGGGCAACTGACTTTATTGCCAAACCTATTAGATGGCCAATTTTGGGTGAACGAGTTAAGTACATCCTCCGTGCGAGTCAAGCCTTTGCAGATTTAGTAACGCAGCAAAAAGAACTCCATCAACTGGCTTTCTATGACACTTTGACTGGCTTGCCTAATCGCCAATACTTAATGCAAGATTTGCAACGTTTTCTTGCTTTAGCTCAGCGTAAACAACATCAAGCCGCAATGTTATTTATCGATCTTGATCGGTTCAAGCGGATAAACGACACCATGGGGCACAGTAATGGCGACAAATTACTGCGCAAAGTGGCTCATCGCCTACAAACTAATTTACGGGATAGTGATGTTTTTGCCCGCGTAGGGCAGAGTCTCTCTTTAAATCAACCACAACTTTCCAGTTTTGGTGGGGATGAATTTACTATTTTTTTAAATGGGCTAAACGATGCGAATGAGGCCACCTTAGTTGCTGAAAGAGTTATTCGTAGCTTCAGTAAGCCGTTTCAACTAGAACAGTTTGAAGTGGTAATTACACCCAGTATTGGTATTTCGATGTTCCCTAATGATGGAGAAGACGCCGAGACCTTACTTAAAAATGCAGACACAGCGATGTACTCTGCCAAACAGGCAGGCCGCTGTTGTTATAAGTTTTACCGTGACTCAATGAATGCTAAAGCTGCCGCTCGATTACAACTCGAGCAAGATCTACGTCAAGCACTCAACGCCGGTGAAATAATACCTTTTTACCAACCACAAGTTTGTGCGCAAACGGGACACATACTGGGAGTTGAAGCGCTCGTAAGGTGGTTGCCAGCAAATGGAGGAATGATTCCGCCAGATGAATTTATCGCTATTGCCGAAGAGACCGGTTTAATTAATGTTTTGGGACAGCTTGTATTAGAGCAAAGTTGCCAGCAAGCCAAAATCTGGATGAACAACAATACGCCTGTCAGAGTGGCGGTGAATGTCTCAGGTCATCAATTTAGACAACATAATTTTACCGAAATCGTAGCTGAGGCCCTGCGTAACAGTGGATTACCAGCAGAGTTACTCGAATTGGAGTTAACTGAATCGGTGATTATGAGTGATGCCGAAGAAAATATTGCACGCTTGATTGAATTAAAAACCTTAGGGGTAACGTTAGCCGTCGATGATTTTGGAACGGGTTACTCGTCGTTGAGTTACTTGAAAAAATTCCCTATTGATATATTAAAAATTGATCGCTCATTTATGTGTGATTTGGACTCTGCACCTGATGATGTGGCGATTGTGGAAGCTATTTTAGCCCTTGCTCAAAGCTTGAATCTCGGTGTGATCGCCGAAGGTATCGAAGATGCTGGGCAAATAGAAATATTAAAGGATAGTAAACATTTATTGTTGCAAGGCTATTTATTCTCACGGCCATTGGCAGCTGAATATATAGCTCCTTTGTTAACTCAGAACTTTACTCACCTTATGCAAAAATAA
- a CDS encoding S8 family peptidase has translation MKLNNRNKIAVLVSGLLSFSTLNASAASSGLLGLNLEKVTAITDVSELTTSLGLPELPVLNSILAMDNEILIQGGDIAVLNDLVNLVGGLVTHELPLVGGIGVRVSDLQLELLKSLPALITITENQPLFTAGALDNCLVYGSHVVDLEKNKVSWNLYNARDMNTNVDEMSFTWPTSLGNIKSVKFNGTTVFWSLFGRQNGELTLDSSWLSRYAKMNAFDDAKVELTFSRNGAENYQQNDFSMDVSFTQNCTRDLVKGYDTQANEGDSNSYYVNTIGADELHDNGITGKDITVAVIDSGVWASHKALKNDTYDNPRITAAFDAIENQELQPEDMTDENSHGTHISGIIANSDHAVVDGQMRSYYQGVAPDANLVVIKAFYEDGHSTYLDALRAIQYIADNHEELNIRVVNLSFGAPPRSNYWADPINQAIMKLWEEDIVVVTSAGNTGPAAMTIGVPANVPYVISVGAITDNYTQDNPHDDELLSFSSQGPTHEAFVKPDLVAPGGHIFSLANEDMYVPNKFPQYMVGNDRFIMSGTSQASGVVSGIVALMLQNDPSLSANDVKCRLMSSTTMAQLSNGQLAYSPFQQGSGSVNAVKAVESTAMGCANNGLDIAADLSGEQHYMGAARKDENGNYYIEGFEFEVWEEAFIWEEAFIWEEAFIWEEAFIWEEAFIWEEAFIWEEAFIWEEAFIWEEAFIWEEAYVNQENFLLQE, from the coding sequence ATGAAACTAAACAATAGAAATAAGATTGCAGTTCTCGTAAGTGGGTTGTTGAGCTTTTCTACTCTAAATGCAAGCGCGGCAAGCAGCGGCCTTTTGGGGCTTAATCTTGAAAAAGTCACAGCAATTACAGATGTCTCAGAATTGACAACATCTTTGGGATTGCCAGAGCTTCCAGTGCTTAATAGCATCTTAGCAATGGATAATGAAATTTTAATCCAAGGCGGTGATATTGCGGTACTCAACGATTTAGTTAATTTAGTTGGTGGATTGGTTACCCACGAATTGCCGTTGGTCGGAGGAATTGGTGTACGAGTTTCTGATTTGCAATTGGAGCTGCTTAAAAGTCTACCTGCTCTGATTACAATTACTGAAAATCAACCTCTTTTTACTGCTGGTGCCCTTGATAATTGCCTAGTGTATGGAAGTCATGTTGTTGACCTAGAAAAAAATAAGGTGAGCTGGAACTTATATAATGCCCGTGACATGAATACTAATGTCGACGAAATGAGTTTCACTTGGCCTACAAGTTTGGGCAACATCAAATCGGTTAAATTCAATGGTACAACTGTGTTTTGGAGCTTGTTTGGCCGCCAAAACGGAGAGTTAACCCTAGATTCTTCTTGGTTAAGTCGTTACGCAAAAATGAACGCCTTTGATGATGCAAAAGTTGAATTAACTTTCTCCCGTAATGGCGCAGAAAATTATCAACAAAACGACTTTTCAATGGACGTTTCGTTTACCCAAAATTGTACTCGTGACCTAGTGAAAGGATACGACACTCAAGCCAATGAAGGCGATAGCAACAGCTACTATGTAAACACCATTGGTGCTGATGAGTTACATGACAATGGTATTACCGGTAAAGACATTACCGTTGCGGTTATCGATAGTGGTGTATGGGCGAGTCACAAAGCGCTAAAAAATGACACCTACGATAATCCTAGAATTACAGCTGCTTTTGATGCAATTGAAAATCAGGAATTACAACCAGAAGATATGACGGATGAAAATAGTCATGGAACACATATTTCTGGGATCATCGCCAACAGCGACCATGCAGTCGTTGATGGACAGATGCGCAGTTATTATCAAGGGGTTGCTCCAGACGCAAACCTAGTGGTGATTAAAGCGTTCTATGAAGATGGCCATAGTACTTATTTAGATGCACTTAGAGCGATTCAATATATTGCTGATAATCACGAAGAACTTAATATTCGAGTTGTGAATTTATCCTTTGGTGCGCCGCCACGTTCGAATTATTGGGCGGATCCAATCAATCAAGCGATCATGAAATTATGGGAAGAAGACATTGTAGTGGTAACCTCTGCTGGTAACACTGGACCGGCGGCAATGACTATCGGTGTGCCTGCCAATGTTCCTTATGTTATTAGTGTTGGCGCAATAACTGACAACTACACGCAAGATAATCCTCATGATGATGAGTTACTTTCATTCTCATCTCAAGGTCCAACGCACGAAGCTTTTGTTAAGCCCGATTTGGTTGCGCCAGGTGGACATATATTTAGCTTAGCTAATGAAGATATGTATGTGCCTAATAAATTTCCGCAATATATGGTTGGAAATGATCGCTTTATTATGTCTGGTACGTCACAAGCGTCCGGTGTGGTAAGTGGGATAGTGGCGTTAATGCTGCAAAACGATCCGAGTTTAAGTGCTAACGATGTGAAGTGCCGCTTAATGAGCAGTACTACCATGGCGCAGTTATCAAATGGGCAACTTGCTTACAGCCCCTTCCAACAAGGTTCAGGTAGTGTAAATGCTGTTAAAGCGGTTGAATCGACTGCTATGGGATGCGCTAACAATGGCCTGGACATAGCTGCGGATCTAAGTGGTGAACAACACTATATGGGCGCTGCTCGTAAAGATGAAAATGGCAACTATTACATCGAAGGTTTTGAATTTGAGGTTTGGGAAGAAGCTTTCATTTGGGAAGAAGCCTTCATTTGGGAAGAAGCTTTCATCTGGGAAGAGGCTTTCATTTGGGAAGAAGCTTTCATCTGGGAAGAGGCTTTCATTTGGGAAGAAGCTTTCATCTGGGAAGAAGCTTTCATTTGGGAAGAGGCTTTCATTTGGGAAGAAGCATACGTGAACCAAGAAAACTTTTTGTTGCAAGAATAA